In one window of Ferriphaselus amnicola DNA:
- a CDS encoding PilW family protein, with amino-acid sequence MPIPLPNQCRGFTLTELMVGLALGVIVALASGAMLSSNAKLIIQQDNLASAEEDAQVVYKILAEFLLQAEVCTACPQFDIAYPAGVTNPNPAGKLAQKNDAVTVSGVLPAGYKIWPNNISPYSNNAVRFAWDGNSGNMTLAVAPTVAELPAAPVQSLVVVSERTARIANIDVWPLTIGGARQTATNASPDGGFEICVETRTRSPDPSYINPDDKDTLLHYRTARVCGVVFPRNVL; translated from the coding sequence ATGCCCATTCCCCTGCCAAACCAATGCCGAGGATTTACCCTTACGGAGCTTATGGTGGGGCTAGCTCTGGGAGTTATCGTTGCGCTGGCCTCGGGCGCCATGCTGTCATCGAATGCGAAACTGATTATTCAGCAGGATAACCTGGCCTCGGCTGAAGAGGATGCCCAAGTGGTGTACAAAATTCTCGCCGAGTTTTTGTTGCAAGCCGAGGTATGTACTGCCTGTCCCCAGTTCGATATTGCTTACCCTGCCGGTGTTACTAATCCTAACCCCGCAGGGAAGCTTGCCCAAAAGAATGATGCTGTGACGGTTAGTGGAGTGTTGCCTGCTGGGTACAAAATCTGGCCGAACAATATTTCGCCCTATAGCAATAATGCAGTGCGTTTTGCTTGGGATGGCAACTCGGGGAACATGACCCTAGCAGTTGCGCCGACGGTCGCCGAGCTCCCCGCTGCACCTGTACAAAGTCTAGTGGTTGTTTCAGAGCGGACAGCGCGTATCGCCAATATTGATGTTTGGCCGCTTACCATTGGTGGTGCTAGGCAGACAGCGACAAACGCTAGCCCAGACGGCGGATTCGAGATCTGTGTAGAAACTCGAACGCGTTCGCCCGATCCCTCCTATATCAATCCTGATGACAAAGATACCTTGCTGCACTATCGCACTGCGCGTGTTTGTGGTGTCGTTTTTCCAAGGAATGTACTGTGA
- a CDS encoding type IV pilus modification PilV family protein: protein MIRSLASGQAGFSIVEAMVASLILGIAAFCFVGSQVMGMAMQKDASSRHAATTAGMQAMQPLIAISNQSRDAVAASLAAFPKNIYSPETRRTYPITLKRVEDTQGNVVGINALPAHAVLTIALNVPYKESGQAQAVNPLCTVSY, encoded by the coding sequence ATGATACGCTCGCTCGCGAGCGGGCAAGCAGGATTCTCAATTGTCGAAGCAATGGTTGCTTCGCTGATTTTGGGCATCGCTGCATTTTGTTTTGTCGGTAGCCAAGTGATGGGCATGGCCATGCAGAAGGATGCTTCGTCGCGACATGCCGCGACGACGGCAGGAATGCAGGCGATGCAGCCTCTGATTGCAATTTCTAACCAAAGCCGTGACGCGGTGGCCGCTTCGCTTGCCGCTTTTCCCAAGAATATCTACTCACCTGAAACCCGCAGAACATACCCAATTACCTTGAAGCGTGTCGAAGACACTCAAGGTAATGTCGTCGGTATCAACGCGCTTCCGGCACATGCCGTGTTGACGATAGCGCTCAATGTCCCCTATAAGGAATCTGGGCAGGCGCAGGCGGTCAATCCGCTGTGTACCGTGAGTTATTGA
- a CDS encoding sensor histidine kinase, translating into MKLPNELSEMTKGMSNKQNPLIDLTRLRLAVARRVKSIFIKDAVPFFQSSFELAAVGIAHVALDGTWVRVNSAVCQIVGYSHDELMKLTFQDITHPDDLGQDLANVEQLLAGTIVNYSMEKRYFHKSGDIVWIRLTVSLCRKPDGSPDFFISVIENISQLKQVEAEVKRLNQQSENLIEQQVIAQTMLALAHELNQPLNASGSYSEAALRLSKSEDLNREKLNQVLKSNIAEIKRAGDILRDLMASMHHHATADQSFEIVDTIHEILRKFKKEQVGVLSGIEVDGMSCKVEVVANRLLLDKVLRNLLVNAYQALESAGNGSVSSNIVIRVTSKQETVVITVLNDGPEILQRVVDKMFDPFFTTKERGGGMGLAISRVLIESWSGRLWYERVGEQTAFHFTLPKYSESMNAKHHGTYNLHC; encoded by the coding sequence ATGAAGCTGCCAAATGAGTTATCAGAAATGACGAAAGGCATGTCAAACAAACAAAATCCACTGATCGATTTAACCCGTCTTCGTCTTGCAGTTGCTCGCCGGGTTAAATCGATTTTTATCAAAGATGCTGTGCCATTCTTTCAGTCTAGCTTTGAGCTGGCTGCGGTAGGAATTGCACACGTCGCCCTAGATGGTACATGGGTCAGAGTCAACAGCGCAGTCTGCCAAATCGTGGGCTATAGTCACGATGAACTGATGAAGCTCACCTTTCAGGACATCACGCACCCCGATGATCTTGGGCAGGATTTGGCCAATGTGGAGCAACTACTTGCGGGCACGATTGTCAATTACTCCATGGAAAAACGCTATTTCCATAAGTCGGGCGATATCGTTTGGATTCGGCTTACTGTTTCGCTGTGCCGTAAGCCCGACGGCTCACCGGATTTTTTCATTTCAGTGATCGAAAATATCTCGCAACTTAAACAGGTAGAGGCAGAGGTCAAAAGACTTAATCAGCAATCTGAAAACTTGATTGAGCAACAAGTTATTGCCCAAACGATGCTTGCACTGGCACACGAGTTGAATCAGCCGCTCAATGCATCTGGAAGCTATAGTGAGGCGGCTTTGCGGCTGAGCAAGTCAGAAGACCTTAATCGAGAAAAACTCAATCAAGTGCTGAAAAGCAACATTGCCGAAATCAAACGTGCAGGTGACATTCTGCGCGATCTGATGGCCAGTATGCATCACCACGCTACAGCCGATCAGTCGTTTGAAATCGTTGACACCATCCATGAAATCTTGCGTAAGTTTAAGAAGGAACAAGTAGGCGTACTTTCTGGCATTGAAGTTGATGGGATGAGTTGTAAAGTGGAGGTTGTAGCTAACCGTTTGCTACTTGATAAAGTGCTCAGGAATTTACTGGTCAACGCCTATCAAGCGTTGGAGTCAGCCGGAAATGGTTCCGTATCCAGTAATATTGTAATCAGAGTGACATCTAAGCAAGAAACTGTCGTAATCACGGTATTAAATGATGGGCCGGAGATTTTGCAGCGTGTTGTGGACAAGATGTTTGATCCTTTCTTTACGACCAAGGAACGCGGCGGCGGTATGGGACTCGCCATTAGTCGTGTATTGATTGAGAGTTGGAGTGGGCGGCTTTGGTACGAGCGAGTTGGCGAGCAAACCGCCTTTCACTTTACCCTCCCTAAATATTCAGAATCAATGAACGCGAAACATCATGGCACATACAATTTACATTGTTGA
- a CDS encoding GspH/FimT family pseudopilin produces the protein MKTSQGFTLVELMIAVAIVAIMSVMAISSMSHMMANNKISQTTQTIAQSLRVARSRAMELSSDVTVIIDSTSVLSQVQNGAAGAIRTALPLGVNVSGTAKFVFNSYGMASTAGTVSIASTSSQKVTPRTVVVSPLGQVIQ, from the coding sequence GTGAAAACCAGTCAAGGTTTTACTTTGGTCGAGCTAATGATTGCGGTGGCGATTGTCGCGATTATGTCTGTCATGGCGATTAGCAGCATGTCTCATATGATGGCTAATAACAAGATTTCGCAGACGACTCAGACGATTGCACAGTCTTTACGTGTAGCGAGGTCACGCGCGATGGAGCTGTCGAGTGACGTCACCGTGATCATCGACAGCACCTCAGTCCTGTCGCAGGTGCAGAATGGTGCGGCGGGTGCGATTCGGACAGCGCTCCCATTGGGAGTCAACGTATCAGGAACGGCAAAATTTGTATTCAACTCGTATGGGATGGCATCGACTGCGGGAACGGTAAGCATTGCAAGCACCTCCTCGCAGAAGGTAACGCCGAGGACGGTCGTCGTCAGCCCATTGGGACAGGTGATCCAGTGA
- a CDS encoding response regulator transcription factor: MAHTIYIVDDDASVRRGLVTLLKISGYAVEAFDCGEALLDRNPTGQGVILLDMRMPGLSGLQVQRALIERCSDLPIIFLTAFADVPRVVSAMQNGAEEFFIKPVSGEQLVCRIEQVIQKHEIDLERQLARKLFDAKLSDLTDREVEVLKLSIAGLSCKDMGAQLGVSHRTIELHRSHIFAKLDTASLSDLLRTISRLGITLT; the protein is encoded by the coding sequence ATGGCACATACAATTTACATTGTTGATGACGATGCGTCGGTTAGGCGGGGCTTGGTTACTTTGCTGAAAATTTCCGGGTATGCGGTTGAAGCATTCGACTGCGGTGAAGCGTTATTGGATCGGAATCCTACTGGGCAAGGGGTCATTTTACTCGACATGCGAATGCCGGGACTCAGCGGGTTGCAGGTTCAGCGAGCCCTGATTGAGCGTTGCAGCGATTTGCCGATTATTTTTTTAACCGCATTTGCAGATGTTCCTCGTGTAGTAAGTGCTATGCAAAATGGCGCTGAGGAATTTTTTATCAAGCCGGTCAGTGGTGAGCAGTTGGTCTGTCGTATTGAACAGGTCATCCAAAAACACGAGATCGATTTAGAGCGTCAACTTGCACGGAAATTGTTTGATGCCAAGTTGAGCGACTTGACCGACAGGGAGGTTGAGGTACTTAAACTCTCCATTGCTGGTTTGTCCTGCAAAGACATGGGCGCGCAATTGGGAGTGAGTCATCGAACCATAGAGCTTCATCGGTCACATATTTTTGCGAAGCTGGATACTGCTAGCTTGAGCGATTTATTAAGGACCATCTCCAGACTTGGTATTACCCTGACCTGA